From one bacterium genomic stretch:
- a CDS encoding UDP-N-acetyl-D-glucosamine dehydrogenase: protein MASGLRVGVAGVGSLGRHHARLLRDLPGAQLVGIHDTDAARLRAVGEELGVATFDELDTLLDRVEALVVAVPTTAHEAVARAAVTRGVHVLIEKPIAPTLEAADRILEAAERGGALVQIGHVERFNGVLRACEPYLEEPLFVESHRLAPFAPRGTDVPVVLDLMIHDLDLVLSLVRRPVRSLAAVGVPVLTPSPDIANARLEFEGGAVANLTASRVSVERRRKIRFFQRSGYISLDLAAGVGEFLRLRPGVELIPGKPFPAAGIDELVERIELRSDGQEPLRCELESFVAAVQGRGPIAVTGEEARSALAVALEIVERIEEHVAHRAAS from the coding sequence ATGGCGAGTGGGCTGAGGGTCGGCGTGGCGGGGGTCGGCAGTCTGGGCCGGCACCACGCGCGCCTGCTGCGCGACCTGCCGGGCGCGCAGCTCGTCGGCATTCACGACACGGATGCAGCGCGTCTCCGGGCCGTGGGCGAGGAGCTCGGGGTCGCGACGTTCGACGAGCTGGACACGCTGCTCGATCGGGTCGAGGCGCTGGTCGTGGCGGTGCCGACGACGGCACACGAGGCGGTGGCACGGGCGGCGGTCACGCGAGGCGTCCACGTGCTGATCGAGAAGCCGATCGCGCCGACCCTCGAGGCGGCAGACCGGATCCTGGAGGCGGCGGAGCGCGGCGGCGCGCTGGTGCAGATCGGGCACGTCGAGCGGTTCAACGGGGTGCTCCGCGCGTGCGAGCCGTACCTCGAGGAGCCGTTGTTCGTCGAGTCGCACCGGCTGGCCCCGTTCGCGCCGCGAGGGACGGACGTCCCGGTGGTGCTGGATCTGATGATCCACGACCTGGACCTGGTCCTGAGCCTCGTGCGTAGGCCTGTCCGTTCTCTGGCTGCCGTGGGCGTCCCTGTCCTGACGCCGAGCCCGGACATCGCGAACGCGCGGTTGGAGTTCGAGGGCGGCGCGGTGGCGAACCTGACCGCGAGTCGGGTCTCGGTCGAGCGGAGGCGGAAGATCCGGTTCTTCCAGCGCTCGGGGTACATCAGTCTGGATCTCGCGGCGGGCGTCGGCGAGTTCCTGCGGTTGCGGCCGGGCGTGGAGCTGATCCCCGGGAAGCCGTTCCCCGCGGCGGGCATCGACGAGCTGGTCGAGCGCATCGAGTTGCGCAGCGATGGGCAGGAGCCGCTGCGCTGCGAGCTGGAGAGCTTCGTCGCTGCGGTGCAGGGGCGGGGCCCGATCGCGGTGACGGGCGAGGAGGCGCGCAGCGCGTTGGCGGTTGCGCTGGAGATCGTGGAGCGGATCGAGGAACATGTCGCTCATCGGGCTGCGTCGTGA
- a CDS encoding lipid-A-disaccharide synthase: MRQDGPTILLSAGEPSGDLHGAAVAAALRRRWPGARLFGLGGPLMAEAGVELLEDVRRLAVMGFVEVASRLPFFVRLLRRVRREMVRRGTDLVVPIDYPGFNLRLARAARRAGVPVLYYIAPQVWAWHRSRCRQLAANTDALAVVLPFEERIFREAGARAVFVGHPLLDAAPVAVTREAFCQRLGLDPGAPVLALFPGSRAQEVRRHLRVFEEAAQRVRETYPAVQPVIAASRTLPLELYGETPFPLVDDSRALLAHARAALVKSGTGTLEAALAGTPLVIAYRAHPLTFWLARRLVQVPRIGLVNLVAGETVAPEYLQDEATPEALARAVLPLVVDGEARQRMLEGLTRVRASLAPRADGAGSVADRVAQLAAELLAA, translated from the coding sequence ATGAGGCAGGACGGGCCGACCATTCTGTTGTCTGCAGGCGAGCCGTCCGGCGACCTGCACGGCGCGGCGGTCGCAGCGGCGCTGCGGAGGCGCTGGCCGGGGGCCCGGCTGTTCGGCTTGGGCGGCCCCCTGATGGCCGAGGCCGGGGTCGAGCTCCTGGAAGACGTGCGACGGCTGGCGGTGATGGGCTTCGTCGAGGTGGCGAGCCGCCTGCCGTTCTTCGTTCGGCTGCTGCGGCGCGTTCGACGCGAGATGGTGCGCCGCGGAACCGACCTGGTCGTGCCGATCGACTACCCGGGGTTCAACCTGCGGCTGGCGCGCGCCGCGCGGCGCGCGGGGGTCCCGGTCCTCTACTACATCGCGCCGCAGGTCTGGGCGTGGCACCGCAGCCGGTGCCGCCAACTGGCAGCGAACACGGACGCCCTCGCGGTGGTGCTCCCCTTTGAGGAGAGGATTTTCAGGGAGGCGGGTGCGCGTGCGGTGTTCGTGGGCCATCCGTTGCTGGATGCGGCGCCGGTCGCCGTGACGCGGGAGGCGTTCTGTCAGCGGCTCGGCCTCGACCCGGGTGCGCCGGTCCTGGCGCTGTTCCCCGGGTCGCGGGCGCAGGAGGTACGGCGGCACCTGAGGGTCTTCGAGGAGGCCGCCCAGCGGGTCCGAGAAACGTATCCGGCGGTCCAGCCGGTGATCGCGGCGTCTCGCACGCTCCCTCTGGAGTTGTATGGCGAGACGCCGTTTCCACTGGTGGACGACTCTCGGGCGCTGCTGGCGCATGCCCGCGCCGCGCTCGTGAAGTCCGGGACAGGGACGCTGGAGGCGGCGCTGGCGGGCACGCCGCTCGTGATCGCCTACCGTGCGCACCCGCTCACCTTCTGGCTGGCGCGCCGCCTCGTCCAGGTGCCGCGGATCGGGCTGGTGAACCTGGTCGCCGGCGAGACGGTGGCGCCGGAGTACCTGCAGGACGAGGCCACGCCGGAGGCGCTGGCGCGCGCGGTCCTGCCGCTCGTGGTGGACGGCGAGGCGCGCCAGCGGATGCTGGAGGGGCTGACGCGGGTCCGCGCCTCGCTCGCGCCCCGTGCGGACGGCGCGGGCAGCGTGGCAGACCGGGTGGCGCAGCTCGCCGCGGAGCTGTTGGCGGCATGA
- the lpxK gene encoding tetraacyldisaccharide 4'-kinase, which yields MPRWWRGEVDGAAWRALGAALAPAEALYRLSVAARNALYERGLRRPRRVGAVVVSVGNLAVGGTGKTPFARWMADQLEARGARVAILHGGYAPDEPALHRAWRPGSLVIAMRDRVAAAQLAIRQGATALVLDDGFQHRRLHRDLDVVLVAAESWAVRERLLPRGPWREPRTALARADVVVVTRKTAGGGTAERVARDVSGLAPGAAVARAHLRPGGWRVRGASRPAGPVGKVVAVCGVAGPEHFFANARQAGADIAEELVFGDHHAYTAGDLERIREAADGRPVVTTAKDAVKLADLDPELELWVLQQDVVIEEGAEALSAALDALLDRRPALEGGRVR from the coding sequence ATCCCGCGCTGGTGGCGGGGCGAGGTGGACGGTGCGGCGTGGCGGGCGCTGGGGGCGGCCCTGGCGCCCGCGGAGGCGCTGTACCGGTTGAGCGTCGCGGCGAGGAACGCGCTGTACGAGCGCGGCTTGCGCCGGCCGCGCCGCGTCGGGGCCGTGGTGGTCAGCGTGGGCAACCTGGCGGTGGGCGGCACGGGCAAGACGCCCTTCGCGCGGTGGATGGCCGACCAGCTCGAGGCGCGCGGCGCCCGCGTGGCGATCCTCCACGGCGGCTACGCGCCGGACGAGCCGGCGCTGCACCGCGCCTGGCGGCCCGGCTCGCTGGTGATCGCGATGCGGGATCGCGTGGCGGCGGCTCAGCTCGCCATCCGGCAGGGCGCCACCGCCCTGGTCCTGGATGATGGGTTCCAGCATCGAAGGCTGCACCGGGATCTCGACGTGGTGCTGGTGGCCGCGGAGAGCTGGGCCGTGCGCGAGCGGCTGCTGCCCCGGGGGCCGTGGCGCGAGCCGCGGACGGCTCTGGCGCGCGCCGACGTGGTCGTGGTGACGCGCAAGACCGCGGGGGGCGGTACGGCGGAACGCGTTGCGCGCGACGTGTCGGGGCTGGCGCCCGGCGCAGCCGTGGCTCGGGCGCACCTGCGCCCCGGCGGCTGGCGCGTGCGCGGCGCCTCGCGGCCGGCCGGCCCCGTGGGGAAGGTGGTGGCGGTGTGCGGGGTGGCCGGCCCGGAACACTTCTTCGCGAACGCTCGGCAGGCGGGTGCCGACATCGCGGAGGAGCTGGTGTTCGGCGACCACCACGCGTACACGGCAGGCGACCTCGAACGCATCCGCGAGGCCGCCGACGGCAGACCGGTCGTCACCACGGCGAAGGATGCCGTGAAGCTCGCAGATCTGGACCCGGAGCTTGAGCTCTGGGTGCTGCAACAGGACGTCGTGATCGAAGAGGGCGCTGAGGCGCTGTCCGCGGCGCTGGACGCGCTCCTCGATCGCCGGCCCGCCCTCGAGGGCGGAAGGGTGCGCTGA
- a CDS encoding amino acid dehydrogenase — protein sequence MEPARTIVQPEPAAESGDENPFEAMMRRFDRAAELLNLDRGLYKLLRHPEKQVITSIPVMMDNGEVEVFTGYRVLYNTSRGPAKGGIRFDLNVTLEEVTALAAWMTWKCAVVNIPFGGAKGGVVCDPDRLSTGELERLTRRYTASILEILGPESDVPAPDVGTNEQVMAWVMDTYSMHKRHTMTAVVTGKPVALGGSLGRREATGRGVSIVVKEALRELGMPLHGTRVAVQGFGNVGSVAARLLAQEGLTVVAVSDKSGGIYNPHGIYIDEALEYVRRNKYLEGFPHGEPITNEELLELDVDVLVPAALENVITRRNAPRIKAKIIAEGANGPTTASADEILESKGVFVIPDILANAGGVTVSYFEWVQNREGYFWSEDVVNSRLREVMIQAFNNVLQYSRLHRVNMRTAAYMLSIDRVAAVHRMRGIYA from the coding sequence ATGGAACCGGCCCGTACGATCGTCCAGCCCGAGCCCGCTGCGGAGTCGGGCGACGAGAATCCCTTCGAGGCGATGATGCGGCGCTTCGACCGCGCCGCAGAGCTGTTGAACCTGGACCGCGGGCTCTACAAGCTGCTCAGGCACCCCGAGAAGCAGGTGATCACGTCCATCCCGGTCATGATGGACAACGGCGAGGTCGAGGTCTTCACCGGGTACCGCGTGCTCTACAACACGTCGCGTGGACCGGCGAAGGGCGGCATCCGTTTCGACCTCAACGTGACGCTGGAAGAGGTGACGGCGCTGGCGGCGTGGATGACGTGGAAGTGCGCGGTCGTGAACATCCCGTTCGGCGGCGCGAAGGGTGGGGTCGTGTGCGATCCAGATCGCCTCTCCACGGGTGAGCTCGAGCGGCTGACGAGGCGCTATACGGCCTCGATTCTCGAGATCCTGGGGCCCGAGTCCGATGTCCCGGCACCGGACGTGGGCACGAACGAGCAGGTGATGGCGTGGGTCATGGACACGTACTCCATGCACAAGCGCCACACGATGACGGCCGTGGTCACGGGGAAGCCCGTCGCCCTGGGCGGCTCGCTCGGGCGACGTGAGGCGACGGGGCGGGGCGTCTCCATTGTCGTCAAGGAAGCGCTGCGCGAGCTGGGCATGCCGTTGCACGGCACCCGGGTCGCCGTCCAGGGATTCGGGAACGTGGGGTCGGTCGCCGCCCGGTTGCTGGCGCAGGAGGGCCTGACGGTCGTGGCGGTGAGCGACAAGTCGGGCGGGATCTACAACCCGCACGGGATCTACATCGATGAGGCGCTGGAGTACGTGCGCCGCAACAAGTACCTCGAGGGGTTCCCGCACGGCGAGCCGATCACGAACGAGGAGCTGCTCGAGCTGGACGTGGACGTCCTCGTTCCGGCGGCGCTCGAGAACGTGATCACGAGGCGGAACGCCCCGCGCATCAAGGCCAAGATCATCGCGGAGGGGGCCAACGGCCCGACCACCGCCTCGGCGGACGAGATCCTGGAATCCAAGGGGGTCTTCGTGATCCCGGACATCCTGGCGAACGCCGGCGGTGTGACGGTCAGTTATTTCGAATGGGTGCAGAACCGCGAGGGGTACTTCTGGAGCGAGGACGTGGTCAACAGCCGGCTCCGGGAAGTGATGATCCAGGCGTTCAACAACGTGTTGCAGTACTCGCGCCTGCACCGGGTGAACATGAGGACCGCGGCGTACATGCTGTCCATCGACCGCGTCGCCGCGGTGCACCGGATGCGCGGCATCTACGCATGA
- a CDS encoding 23S rRNA (pseudouridine(1915)-N(3))-methyltransferase RlmH, protein MRVTVIAVGRPDRLFAGVIAEYERRAARYWDLESVEVRAERAAGGKSPAAVRAAEGERLLARVPEGVEIVALTRTGQGWSSPRLAQYLEGLAVSGRPGAAFLIGGAYGLDDAVLRRAHHRLALSSFTLPHDVARLVLVEQLYRAGTILRGEPYHKAAE, encoded by the coding sequence GTGAGAGTCACCGTCATCGCCGTCGGCCGTCCGGACCGCCTGTTCGCGGGCGTCATCGCGGAGTACGAGCGCCGTGCTGCGCGTTACTGGGACCTCGAGAGCGTGGAGGTGCGCGCAGAGCGCGCGGCGGGGGGCAAGTCGCCGGCGGCGGTGCGGGCCGCGGAGGGGGAACGGCTGCTCGCGCGCGTGCCCGAGGGCGTGGAGATCGTGGCGCTGACGCGGACCGGGCAGGGCTGGAGCTCGCCTCGCCTCGCGCAGTACCTCGAGGGGCTCGCCGTGAGCGGCCGGCCGGGCGCGGCGTTCCTGATCGGCGGCGCGTACGGATTGGATGACGCGGTGCTCCGGCGCGCGCACCACCGCCTCGCCCTCTCCTCGTTCACGCTCCCGCACGACGTCGCCCGCCTGGTGCTGGTCGAGCAACTGTACCGGGCGGGCACGATCCTCCGTGGCGAGCCGTACCACAAGGCGGCCGAATGA
- the bshC gene encoding bacillithiol biosynthesis cysteine-adding enzyme BshC gives MTAGRRDNGSGEVMTLNLTIEVGRLRGSRLVDDYVANAPGPAPFFPGSPWDPEAYRRKAAEVDARFDTARRRAMAAAVHPTSAAAAEQLERVVERNGLFVTTGQQAGLFGGPLYTVYKALTAVALARVLERELGRPVAPLFWIASEDHDWAEVNHVRVLDPANTLHTITVEGPESGVPASMQRRLLGPGVEAAVERLAQLLPQTEFSDGVLERVRTAYTPDRTVAAAFRELITWLFQPFDLLVVEAGHPTIKDLGRDILARELTHWREHETLVRAQTERLIAAGYHAQVAVLPESANLFLELETGRERLVREGDGWALKHSGRRFTDEELRALLDAEPGRFSPNVLLRPVVESAVFPTIAYVAGPGELSYYAQIGCLFRAHGIEMPIVYPRASITLVEAKVRKVLDRFGLGLEDFRRPPHELAAELLREELPDAVVVALRRLRTDLGEGYGALLEAARVIDPTLKGPIQSARNSAFVQLEEIEKKIVQHLKRRNAIGVEQLEKAAVNLFPLGQPQERVLNVVPYLARYGAALLEAIADAIRIELDAPAPAWNGLSCG, from the coding sequence ATGACGGCCGGCCGGCGAGACAACGGAAGCGGGGAGGTCATGACGCTGAATCTCACGATCGAGGTCGGCCGGCTGCGCGGGTCGCGCCTCGTGGACGATTACGTCGCCAACGCGCCGGGCCCTGCGCCGTTTTTCCCGGGTTCGCCGTGGGACCCGGAGGCGTACCGGCGGAAGGCGGCGGAGGTGGACGCCCGCTTCGACACGGCGCGCCGCCGGGCGATGGCTGCAGCCGTGCACCCGACCTCGGCCGCGGCCGCCGAGCAGCTCGAACGCGTGGTGGAGCGCAACGGCCTCTTCGTCACGACGGGCCAGCAGGCCGGCCTGTTCGGCGGCCCGCTGTACACTGTGTACAAGGCGCTCACGGCGGTGGCGCTGGCGCGGGTGCTCGAACGCGAACTGGGCCGTCCCGTGGCGCCGCTGTTCTGGATCGCGTCGGAAGACCACGACTGGGCCGAGGTCAATCACGTCCGGGTGCTGGACCCCGCGAACACGCTGCACACCATCACGGTGGAGGGTCCGGAAAGCGGCGTTCCGGCATCGATGCAGCGCCGTCTCCTGGGCCCGGGCGTGGAGGCGGCGGTCGAGCGCCTGGCGCAGCTCCTCCCGCAGACGGAGTTCTCCGATGGGGTCCTCGAGCGGGTCCGTACGGCGTACACGCCGGACCGGACGGTGGCGGCCGCGTTCCGGGAGCTGATCACGTGGCTGTTCCAACCGTTCGACCTGCTCGTGGTGGAGGCGGGGCACCCGACCATCAAGGATCTGGGGCGAGACATCCTCGCGCGGGAGCTGACGCACTGGCGCGAGCACGAGACCCTGGTTCGGGCCCAGACAGAGCGGTTGATCGCCGCTGGCTACCACGCACAGGTGGCGGTGCTTCCCGAATCGGCCAACCTCTTCCTCGAGCTGGAGACGGGCCGCGAACGGTTGGTCCGGGAAGGCGACGGCTGGGCGCTGAAGCACAGTGGCCGCCGCTTCACGGATGAGGAGCTGCGGGCGCTGCTCGACGCCGAGCCCGGCCGGTTCTCGCCGAACGTGCTGCTCAGGCCGGTCGTCGAGAGCGCGGTCTTCCCGACGATCGCGTACGTGGCAGGGCCGGGCGAGCTGAGCTACTACGCCCAGATCGGCTGCCTCTTCCGCGCCCACGGCATCGAGATGCCGATCGTGTACCCGCGGGCCAGCATCACGCTGGTCGAGGCGAAGGTGAGGAAGGTGCTCGACCGGTTCGGGCTCGGACTCGAGGATTTCCGGCGTCCGCCGCACGAGCTGGCCGCAGAGTTGCTGCGGGAGGAGCTGCCCGACGCGGTGGTCGTGGCGCTGCGGCGTCTGCGCACCGATCTGGGCGAGGGCTACGGCGCGTTGCTCGAGGCGGCGCGGGTGATCGACCCCACGCTCAAGGGTCCGATCCAGAGCGCCCGGAACTCGGCGTTCGTCCAGCTCGAGGAGATCGAGAAGAAGATCGTGCAGCACCTCAAGAGGCGGAACGCCATCGGCGTGGAGCAGCTCGAGAAGGCGGCGGTGAACCTGTTCCCGCTCGGTCAGCCGCAGGAGCGCGTCCTCAACGTCGTGCCGTATCTGGCCCGGTACGGGGCCGCGCTGTTGGAAGCGATCGCCGACGCGATCCGCATCGAGCTCGACGCTCCCGCGCCCGCCTGGAACGGCCTCTCCTGTGGCTGA
- the mviN gene encoding murein biosynthesis integral membrane protein MurJ, protein MAAGILLSRIAGLLRERVFAHYFGTTLFADAFRAALRMPNVLQNLLGEGTLSASFIPVYSSLLAQGREEEAGRVAGAVFALLLAVAGGLALIGIVLAPVLVDVFLWGFEGEKREITVTLVRIIFPMTGVLVLSAWTLGILNSHRQFFLSYVAPVAWSAAMIATLVVLGGRLDQRPLVVALAWGALIGGVLQFAVQLPRVLRLEPALRVRWDLALEGVRTTVRNAGPAIVGRGVVQLSGWVDLILASMLADGAVAALGYANTLYVLPVSLFGMSVAAAELPELARRREGDAAVLRQRVNFGLRQIAFLVVPSVAGYLVLGDVIVAALYQTGDFGRADTVFVALVLAGYTIGLLASTSSRLFANTFFALGDTRTPAMVALARVATAGGLGYLLMTWFERHRLLGQPLGAVGLAIASGAAAWVEWGLLRSRVTRRIGRVGAGAGPLARMACAAAAAALVGRIIVTLLPPLDPVLVAALALAPFGVVYFGMAWALGLSEAGGAWGRIVRRFRGTSA, encoded by the coding sequence GTGGCAGCGGGCATTCTTTTGAGCCGCATCGCCGGCCTGCTGAGGGAGCGGGTCTTCGCGCACTACTTCGGAACGACGTTGTTCGCCGACGCGTTCCGCGCGGCGCTGCGCATGCCCAACGTCCTCCAGAACCTCCTGGGGGAGGGCACGCTCAGCGCCTCGTTCATTCCCGTCTACTCGTCGCTGCTCGCCCAGGGGCGCGAAGAGGAGGCGGGGCGCGTCGCGGGCGCGGTGTTCGCGCTGCTGCTCGCCGTGGCCGGGGGGCTGGCGCTGATCGGGATCGTGCTGGCGCCGGTGCTGGTGGACGTGTTCCTCTGGGGCTTCGAGGGGGAGAAGCGGGAGATCACCGTGACGCTGGTTCGGATCATCTTCCCGATGACCGGCGTGCTGGTGCTCTCGGCGTGGACGCTCGGGATCCTGAACAGTCACCGCCAGTTCTTCCTCTCCTACGTGGCGCCGGTGGCGTGGAGCGCCGCGATGATCGCCACGCTGGTCGTTCTGGGCGGTCGGCTCGATCAGCGGCCCCTGGTCGTTGCCCTGGCCTGGGGCGCGTTGATCGGCGGCGTGCTCCAGTTCGCGGTGCAGCTCCCGCGGGTGCTGCGCCTCGAGCCCGCGCTGCGTGTGCGTTGGGATCTGGCGCTGGAGGGTGTCCGCACGACGGTACGCAACGCCGGCCCCGCGATCGTGGGTCGGGGGGTGGTGCAGCTCAGCGGCTGGGTGGACCTGATCCTCGCCTCGATGCTGGCGGACGGCGCGGTGGCGGCGCTGGGGTACGCGAACACCCTCTACGTGCTGCCGGTGAGCCTGTTCGGCATGTCCGTCGCGGCGGCGGAGCTGCCGGAGCTCGCGCGCCGCCGCGAAGGCGATGCGGCCGTTCTGCGACAGCGGGTGAATTTCGGCCTGCGCCAGATCGCGTTTCTCGTGGTCCCGTCGGTGGCGGGGTACCTGGTCCTGGGGGATGTGATCGTCGCGGCGCTCTACCAGACGGGGGACTTCGGGCGCGCGGACACGGTGTTCGTGGCGCTGGTGCTGGCGGGCTACACGATCGGCCTGCTGGCCTCCACGTCGTCGCGCCTGTTCGCCAACACGTTCTTCGCCCTGGGCGACACGCGCACGCCGGCGATGGTCGCACTGGCCCGGGTCGCGACCGCCGGGGGCCTCGGGTACCTGCTCATGACGTGGTTCGAGCGGCACCGGCTCCTGGGCCAACCGCTGGGCGCGGTCGGCCTGGCCATCGCCAGCGGGGCGGCGGCGTGGGTCGAGTGGGGCTTGCTCCGCTCCCGCGTGACGCGGCGGATCGGCAGGGTGGGCGCAGGCGCGGGCCCACTCGCCCGGATGGCGTGCGCGGCCGCGGCGGCTGCGCTGGTCGGGCGCATCATCGTGACGCTCCTGCCCCCGCTGGACCCCGTCCTCGTGGCCGCTCTCGCGCTGGCGCCGTTCGGGGTCGTGTACTTCGGCATGGCGTGGGCGTTGGGCCTCTCCGAGGCGGGCGGCGCCTGGGGGCGGATCGTGCGCCGCTTCCGCGGGACGTCCGCGTGA
- a CDS encoding excinuclease ABC subunit C → MEWNRADGPGMAVVPAELEKKLRHLPTRPGVYLFKDARGTILYVGKAKSLRARVRSHFGPDGAISPKNQQMIRRVADVDTIVVGSEVEALLLEANLIKAHRPRFNVQLRDDKRYPYIKVTVQERFPRVYVTRRLEHDGARYFGPYTDVGAMRQALEVVKRYYTVRSCRYDLPREAPDRPCLDYHIGRCKAPCAGLQSEAEYRAMVDEILDVLSGRVDEVRKRVGEEMQQAVDALEFERAARLRDVAAALDALAQRQRVLDVRGGDQDVIGMARDGDHACLIRLRIRDGKLLGREVDFFENAATEDDAALLSAGVSRLYFGRGEEGARDLPREVLFPLEFEDRPLIEEVLSERAGRRIRTHVPARGEKVRLIELANQNARHLLEERAVLAESVRERADDVLYDLQESLDLKVVPRLMVCFDVSHTQGSEVVGSAVVFENGEPNKGEYRRFRIKGDWGNDDFRSIAEIVGRYFRRRLDEGRPLPELAIIDGGKGQLTAALAALESLGVRDTAVCALAKRQEEIYLPDRSEPLRLPRTSPALRLLQRIRNEAHRFAITYNRKLRTRRALASELREIPGIGPARQKALLERFGSVRALRAATPEQIAQVPGFSEKLARQVHAFLTR, encoded by the coding sequence ATGGAGTGGAACAGAGCGGACGGACCGGGGATGGCCGTGGTCCCAGCCGAGCTCGAGAAGAAGCTACGACACCTGCCCACACGCCCCGGCGTGTACCTGTTCAAGGACGCCCGGGGGACGATCCTCTACGTCGGCAAGGCCAAGTCGCTGCGTGCGAGGGTGCGCAGCCACTTCGGGCCCGATGGGGCGATCTCGCCGAAGAACCAGCAGATGATCCGGCGCGTGGCCGACGTGGACACGATCGTCGTGGGCTCGGAGGTGGAGGCGCTGCTCCTCGAGGCGAACCTGATCAAGGCGCACCGGCCGCGCTTCAACGTTCAGCTCCGGGACGACAAACGGTACCCGTACATCAAGGTCACCGTCCAGGAGCGGTTCCCCCGGGTGTACGTGACGCGTCGCCTCGAGCACGATGGCGCGCGCTACTTCGGCCCGTACACGGACGTGGGGGCGATGCGGCAGGCGCTGGAAGTGGTGAAGCGCTATTACACGGTGCGGAGCTGCCGGTACGACCTGCCGCGGGAGGCGCCGGACCGGCCCTGCCTCGACTACCACATCGGCCGCTGCAAGGCGCCGTGCGCCGGGCTCCAGTCCGAGGCCGAGTACCGCGCCATGGTGGACGAGATCCTGGACGTCCTGAGCGGACGTGTGGACGAGGTCCGCAAGCGGGTCGGAGAGGAGATGCAGCAGGCCGTCGACGCGCTGGAGTTCGAGCGCGCGGCCCGGCTGCGGGACGTCGCCGCCGCCCTGGACGCGCTCGCGCAGCGCCAGCGCGTGCTCGACGTGCGCGGCGGCGACCAGGACGTCATCGGCATGGCGCGGGACGGCGACCACGCGTGTCTCATCCGCCTCAGGATCAGGGACGGGAAGTTGCTGGGCCGCGAGGTGGACTTCTTCGAGAACGCGGCGACCGAGGATGACGCGGCGCTCCTCTCCGCGGGTGTTTCGCGGCTGTACTTCGGCCGCGGCGAGGAGGGCGCGCGCGACCTGCCGCGGGAAGTGTTGTTCCCGCTGGAGTTCGAGGACCGGCCGCTCATCGAGGAGGTGCTGTCCGAACGGGCCGGGAGGCGGATCAGGACCCACGTCCCCGCGCGAGGCGAGAAGGTGCGGCTCATCGAGCTCGCCAACCAGAACGCGCGCCACCTGCTCGAGGAGCGCGCGGTGCTGGCCGAGTCCGTACGCGAGCGGGCCGACGACGTCCTCTACGACCTCCAGGAGTCGCTGGACCTGAAGGTCGTGCCGAGGCTGATGGTCTGCTTCGACGTCTCGCATACGCAGGGCAGCGAGGTCGTCGGCAGCGCCGTCGTGTTCGAGAACGGCGAGCCCAACAAGGGCGAGTACCGCCGCTTCCGCATCAAGGGGGATTGGGGCAACGATGACTTCCGCTCCATCGCCGAGATCGTCGGGCGCTACTTCAGGCGGCGGCTCGACGAAGGGCGGCCGCTGCCCGAACTGGCGATCATCGACGGCGGCAAGGGGCAGCTCACGGCGGCGCTCGCCGCGCTCGAATCGCTCGGTGTGCGTGACACGGCGGTCTGCGCACTGGCCAAGCGACAGGAGGAGATCTATCTCCCGGACCGCAGCGAGCCGCTGCGCCTCCCCCGTACCAGCCCGGCGTTGCGCTTGCTCCAGCGGATCCGGAACGAGGCGCACCGGTTCGCCATCACGTACAACCGCAAGCTGCGGACGCGCCGTGCGTTGGCCAGCGAGTTGCGGGAGATTCCCGGCATCGGCCCGGCACGGCAGAAGGCCCTGCTCGAGCGGTTCGGCAGCGTGCGTGCCCTGCGCGCGGCGACGCCCGAGCAGATCGCGCAGGTCCCAGGGTTCTCGGAAAAGCTGGCTCGACAGGTCCATGCCTTCCTCACACGCTGA